The Ananas comosus cultivar F153 linkage group 2, ASM154086v1, whole genome shotgun sequence genome contains a region encoding:
- the LOC109705065 gene encoding NAC domain-containing protein 92, whose product MEGGGGGGGGGKNSEESLPPGFRFHPTDEELITYYLTHKISEANFSARAIAEVDLNKCEPWDLPSKAKMGEKEWYFFSLRDRKYPTGVRTNRATNAGYWKTTGKDKEIFNSQTSELVGMKKTLVFYKGRAPRGEKTNWVMHEYRLHSKSSLKSNKDEWVVCRVFMKSSGGKKYPSSNTHHPRGGGAHPYALDHLGPPLLPSLVPADPFSRSAYLAAATAELAELSRFTRGGAAHHPAFATHIQPHPAAFVGGPAAPSAVPFALSGLNLNLGAPPPPAPILRGMSMQLNQPMQVLADQQQQQQQQQHASVLTNCAGMAGDGGFGTADMSAAGTGIRYHQNLDSCVELEGYWPSY is encoded by the exons atggaaggaggaggaggaggaggaggaggaggtaagAATAGTGAGGAGAGTTTGCCACCAGGGTTTAGGTTTCATCCCACAGATGAAGAGCTCATCACATACTATCTCACCCACAAGATCTCCGAGGCCAATTTCAGCGCGCGGGCGATCGCGGAGGTCGATCTCAACAAGTGCGAGCCGTGGGATCTCCCAA GTAAGGCAAAAATGGGAGAGAAAGAGTGGTACTTCTTCAGCCTGCGCGACCGCAAGTACCCGACCGGAGTGCGAACCAACCGCGCGACCAACGCGGGGTATTGGAAGACGACAGGCAAAGACAAGGAGATCTTCAACAGCCAAACCTCCGAGCTCGTCGGCATGAAGAAGACCCTTGTCTTCTACAAAGGAAGAGCCCCAAGAGGGGAGAAGACCAATTGGGTCATGCATGAGTATAGATTACACTCCAAATCTTCACTTAAATCCAACAAG GACGAGTGGGTGGTGTGCCGGGTGTTCATGAAGAGCTCCGGGGGGAAGAAGTACCCGTCGTCCAATACCCACCACCCACGTGGCGGCGGGGCCCACCCCTACGCCCTGGACCACCTGGGCCCGcccctcctcccctccctcGTCCCGGCCGACCCCTTCTCCCGCAGCGCCTACCTGGCGGCGGCGACCGCTGAGCTCGCCGAGCTCTCCCGCTTCacccgcggcggcgccgcccacCACCCGGCCTTCGCCACCCACATCCAGCCCCACCCCGCCGCGTTTGTGGGGGGCCCTGCAGCGCCGTCGGCGGTGCCGTTCGCCCTCTCCGGCCTCAACTTAAACCTCGGGGCCCCGCCGCCCCCCGCCCCGATCCTACGCGGAATGTCGATGCAGCTCAATCAGCCCATGCAAGTTCTGGCTGAtcagcaacaacaacagcagcagcagcagcacgcGTCAGTGCTGACCAACTGTGCTGGCATGGCGGGAGACGGAGGGTTCGGTACTGCAGACATGAGCGCTGCAGGGACCGGAATCAGATACCACCAGAATCTGGACTCCTGTGTGGAGCTAGAGGGATACTGGCCCTCTTACTGA
- the LOC109705056 gene encoding uncharacterized protein LOC109705056: MGFPKLLVAWVAISIALVGVWAEEEVEIGGAPDLSTKLELERLRAEISALEKSIAERTGELKTKDETIAKLESTIEDKSQRIASLQDEIETIRKKGTLDAEEKAGKAYARASELEKQIERLRNEFELKNSLRNALEARANEAEKKVRELTKKLESLQSSSDEQKRRTLIIERALQAAEEELMRVQLEATSKSKELREAHGAWLPPWLATYISYCQELASTHWNEHAKPTLDIFLQKASEKSIQVKKWAEPHLETAKTKWIPVVKEQWLVFITTAEPYVHTASSKAVEIYQVSKNAIAPHVAKVQDFADPYFQETKKLSKPYVDQVAKFAKPHVEKVRIVAKPYSEQVVRAYGKFLKSANIYHRQVQGTILDHLEKHEITKPLATKELVWFMASALLASPVFIVYKLLTDIFWSKKGRKPTQNANKNHVHRRHKRRHAEK; the protein is encoded by the exons ATGGGGTTTCCGAAGCTCCTGGTCGCGTGGGTCGCGATCTCGATCGCGTTGGTGGGGGTttgggcggaggaggaggtggagatcGGAGGAGCGCCGGATTTGAGTACGAAGCTCGAGTTGGAGCGGCTCCGCGCGGAGATCTCGGCGCTAG AGAAGAGTATTGCGGAGAGAACTGGGGAGTTGAAAACCAAGGATGAAACCATTGCGAAATTGGAGAGTACGATTGAGGACAAGTCACAAAGAATCGCCTCACTGCAGGATGAGATAGAGACAATCCGA AAAAAGGGCACTTTGGATGCGGAGGAGAAAGCAGGGAAGGCCTATGCTCGAGCTAGCGAGCTTGAGAAGCAG ATTGAGAGACTCAGAAATGAGTTTGAATTAAAGAATAGCTTGAGAAATGCTTTGGAGGCTCGAGCAAATGAAGCAGAGAAGAAAGTGCGAGAGTTGACTAAGAAGCTGGAAAGT CTCCAAAGCTCTAGTGATGAACAAAAACGAAGGACTCTGATAATTGAACGAGCTCTTCAAGCAGCCGAG GAGGAGTTGATGAGAGTACAGCTAGAGGCAACATCAAAGTCAAAAGAGTTGAGGGAG GCTCACGGAGCATGGTTGCCACCTTGGCTTGCAACTTATATAAGCTATTGTCAG GAGCTCGCTTCAACCCATTGGAACGAGCATGCAAAACCTACACTTGATATTTTCTTGCAAAAG GCATCAGAGAAATCAATTCAGGTGAAGAAATGGGCTGAGCCCCACTTGGAGACTGCTAAGACT AAATGGATCCCTGTTGTTAAAGAACAATGGCTTGTCTTTATAACAACAGCTGAACCCTACGTGCACACTGCCTCCTCAAAAGCTGTTGAGATTTACCAGGTATCCAAGAATGCTATTGCACCTCATGTTGCCAAAGTGCAAGATTTTGCAGATCCCTATTTCCAG GAAACAAAAAAGTTGTCAAAACCCTATGTTGATCAAGTTGCTAAGTTTGCCAAACCACATGTCGAGAAAGTGAGGATTGTTGCAAAACCTTATTCAGAGCAAGTAGTTCGTGCATACGGAAAGTTTCTCAAATCAGCAAATATTTATCATCGACAG GTGCAAGGAACTATCCTGGATCATCTAGAGAAACATGAAATAACAAAACCACTAGCAACGAAGGAGCTGGTGTGGTTTATG GCTTCTGCACTGCTGGCGTCACCTGTTTTCATTGTTTACAAACTCCTAACAGATATTTTCTG GAGTAAGAAAGGAAGGAAACCAACACAAAATGCCAATAAAAATCATGTACATCGGAGACACAAGCGAAGGCATGCTGAGAAGTAG
- the LOC109705072 gene encoding uncharacterized protein LOC109705072 — MRKDTSMMLHKGEEPGEKMNLMDYEYSSSEDDDYVRTDGTRRRTREEWIRYYKQIEESEGFDVDPIPGTCEHGLTGLENFDSVTLVESTKAAIEHFNIENNTSYKFVKIERATCCVAAGFEYRITFQAVDGEAEPKTFQAITFYWIDCSITVDFCRLKSSASS, encoded by the exons ATGCGTAAAGATACATCAATGATGTTGCACAAAGGTGAGGAGCCAGGGGAGAAGATGAATCTAATGGATTATGAGTATTCCTCTTCAGAGGATGATGATTACGTCCGGACAGACGGTACACGCAGAAGGACCCGTGAAGAATGGATTAGATATTATAAACAAATTGAGGAAAGCGAG GGATTTGACGTTGATCCGATTCCGGGCACATGTGAGCATGGTCTTACAGGGTTAGAGAATTTTGATTCTGTAACCCTCGTCGAAAGTACGAAAGCGGCTATTGAACATTTTAACATCGAGAAT aATACGAGCTATAAGTTTGTAAAGATAGAGAGGGCAACTTGCTGCGTTGCCGCAGGATTTGAGTATCGTATTACTTTTCAAGCAGTTGATGGTGAAGCCGAACCCAAAACATTCCAAGCTATAACGTTTTATTGGATAGATTGTAGTATTACTGTTGACTTTTGCAGGCTTAAGTCCAGTGCAAGTTCATAA
- the LOC109706770 gene encoding uncharacterized protein LOC109706770: protein MMKLHEEKKEEEETCRRGKCEVGEKNRCGKYEELEEKNKKKKNIVDYEYSSGEDDDYVWPNGERRRTREEWARYYKQIEESEGFDVDPFTSDLELGLRGVDGYDSEPIIKCAKAAIERFNSENNTSYEFLKLEKITCIIASGLEYRLTFRAADGEAEPKMFQAITFLGIDDSIIVDFCRLKSTASS from the exons ATGATGAAACTGCatgaggagaagaaagaggaggaggagacctGTAGGCGTGGAAAATGTGAAGTAGGGGAAAAGAATCGGTGTGGAAAATATGAAGAATTAGaggaaaagaataagaagaaaaagaatattgTGGATTATGAGTATTCGTCGGGAGAGGATGACGATTACGTCTGGCCAAATGGTGAGCGCAGAAGGACCCGCGAAGAATGGGCTAGATATTATAAACAAATTGAGGAAAGCGag GGATTTGACGTTGATCCGTTTACGAGCGATTTGGAGCTTGGTCTTAGAGGGGTAGACGGTTATGATTCCGAGCCCATCATCAAATGTGCAAAAGCAGCTATTGAACGTTTTAACAGTGAGAAT AATACGAGCTATGAGTTTTTGAAGTTAGAGAAGATAACTTGCATTATTGCATCGGGATTGGAGTATCGTCTTACTTTTCGAGCAGCAGATGGTGAAGCCGAACCCAAAATGTTCCAAGCTATAACATTTCTTGGGATAGATGATAGTATCATTGTTGACTTCTGCAGGCTTAAGTCCACTGCTAGTTCGTAA
- the LOC109706866 gene encoding uncharacterized protein LOC109706866, with protein sequence MEKKNEEDDGDTSGEYTSEDDGYVWPDGTRRRTREEWARYHKQVEESEGFDVDLFPGTSEHGFTALTNFDDDDIIECTKAAIEHFNKENDASFRFVKIEKTTCLVVAGSWYYITFQAIDGEANLKTFQAITFYGLDHSIKVDLCRLKPGAT encoded by the exons ATGGAGAAGAAGAACGAAGAGGATGATGGCGATACATCAGGAGAGTATACATCTGAAGATGATGGTTATGTTTGGCCAGACGGTACGCGTAGAAGAACCCGCGAAGAATGGGCTAGGTATCATAAACAAGTGGAGGAAAGCGAG GGATTTGATGTTGACCTGTTTCCGGGTACAAGCGAGCATGGCTTTACAGCACTGACGAATTTTGACGATGATGATATCATCGAATGTACCAAAGCGGCGATCGAGCACTTTAATAAGGAAAAT GATGCGAGTTTCAGGTTTGTGAAGATAGAGAAGACTACTTGTCTCGTTGTGGCAGGATCTTGGTATTATATAACGTTTCAAGCTATTGATGGTGAAGCCAACCTGAAAACATTCCAAGCTATAACATTTTATGGACTAGACCATAGTATTAAAGTTGATCTCTGCAGGCTTAAACCAGGTGCAACTTAG